The following are encoded in a window of Paramormyrops kingsleyae isolate MSU_618 chromosome 12, PKINGS_0.4, whole genome shotgun sequence genomic DNA:
- the stx3b gene encoding syntaxin 3b isoform X3 has translation MKDRLEQLKATCDTDDVEDVEIAVDNPAFMDEFFDQIDEIRTNIEKMEGSVTEAKRLYSLILSAPTSDQKTQDDLEAITNNIKKRARSTHSKLKSIEQNLLREEERASTDMRIRKSQHSVLSRKFVEVMTKYNEAQVDFRERSKGRIQRQLEITGKTTTDEELEEMLESGNAAVFTAGIVDSGISKQALSEIEARHKDIVKLESSIRELHEMFVDIAMLVENQGEIVDNIEVHVSKAVDHIAVAKIETKKAVRYQKKSRKKMIILGVCVAVLLVIILAVVLSQTV, from the exons ATGAAAGACAGACTGGAACAACTTAAGGCG ACATGTGACACGGATGATGTTGAAGATGTGGAAATTGCTGTGGACAATCCAGCCTTTATGGATGAGTTCTTTGATCAG ATTGATGAGATTCGCACCAACATCGAAAAGATGGAAGGGAGTGTGACTGAAGCCAAGAGACTCTACTCGCTCATCCTGTCCGCTCCCACCTCAGACCAGA aaacTCAAGATGACTTGGAGGCCATCACTAACAATATCAAGAAAAGGGCTCGAAGCACTCACAGCAAACTTAAGA GTATCGAGCAGAACCTGCTGAGAGAAGAGGAGAGGGCTTCCACAGACATGCGCATCCGTAAATCACAG CATTCTGTCCTGTCCAGAAAATTTGTGGAGGTGATGACCAAGTACAACGAGGCCCAGGTGGACTTCCGGGAGAGGAGTAAAGGGCGGATTCAGCGACAGCTGGAAATCA CTGGCAAAACTACGACCgacgaggagctggaggagatgcTGGAGAGTGGGAACGCAGCCGTTTTCACAGCAGGG ATCGTGGACTCTGGCATCTCGAAGCAAGCGCTGAGTGAGATCGAGGCTCGGCACAAAGACATCGTGAAGCTGGAGAGCAGCATCCGGGAGCTGCATGAGATGTTCGTGGACATCGCCATGCTGGTTGAGAACCAG GGTGAAATCGTAGACAACATCGAGGTCCACGTGTCCAAAGCGGTCGATCATATAGCGGTGGCCAAGATCGAAACCAAAAAAGCCGTCAGGTACCAGAAGAAGTCCCGCAAG AAAATGATCATACTGGGTGTTTGCGTCGCCGTCCTGCTTGTCATTATCCTGGCCGTCGTTCTGTCACAGACGGTGTGA
- the ran gene encoding GTP-binding nuclear protein Ran, whose amino-acid sequence MAEGEPQVQFKLVLVGDGGTGKTTFVKRHLTGEFEKKYVATLGVEVHPLVFHTNRGAIKFNVWDTAGQEKFGGLRDGYYIQAQCAIIMFDVTSRVTYKNVPNWHRDLVRVCENIPIVLCGNKVDIKDRKVKAKSIVFHRKKNLQYYDISAKSNYNFEKPFLWLARKLIGDPNLEFVAMPALAPPEVAMDPTLAAQYEHDLKVASETALPDEDDDL is encoded by the exons ATGGCAGAAGGAGAGCCGCAGGTCCAGTTTAAG TTGGTGTTGGTGGGTGATGGAGGTACCGGCAAAACCACCTTCGTGAAGAGACACTTGACAGGAGAGTTTGAGAAGAAGTATGTTG CTACCCTGGGAGTGGAGGTACATCCCTTGGTGTTTCACACAAACAGAGGGGCTATCAAGTTCAACGTGTGGGATACGGCAGGCCAGGAGAAGTTTGGGGGACTTCGGGATGGTTACTACATACAAG CTCAGTGTGCGATCATCATGTTCGACGTGACCTCGCGGGTCACCTACAAGAACGTGCCCAACTGGCACCGTGACCTGGTACGCGTGTGCGAGAACATTCCCATCGTCCTTTGCGGCAACAAGGTGGACATCAAGGACAGGAAGGTCAAAGCCAAGAGCATCGTCTTCCACCGCAAGAAGAACCTGCAG TATTATGACATCTCTGCCAAGAGTAATTACAACTTCGAGAAGCCTTTCTTATGGCTGGCCAGGAAGCTGATAGGAGACCCAAACCTAGAATTTGTGGCGATGCCAGCTCTTGCACCCCCTGAGGTTGCCATGGACCCCACCCTCGCTGCACAGTATGAGCATGACCTCAAA GTGGCGTCGGAAACGGCACTCCCAGATGAGGACGACGATCTCTAA
- the stx3b gene encoding syntaxin 3b isoform X2, with translation MKDRLEQLKATCDTDDVEDVEIAVDNPAFMDEFFDQIDEIRTNIEKMEGSVTEAKRLYSLILSAPTSDQKTQDDLEAITNNIKKRARSTHSKLKSIEQNLLREEERASTDMRIRKSQHSVLSRKFVEVMTKYNEAQVDFRERSKGRIQRQLEITGKTTTDEELEEMLESGNAAVFTAGIVDSGISKQALSEIEARHKDIVKLESSIRELHEMFVDIAMLVENQGEIVDNIEVHVSKAVDHIAVAKIETKKAVRYQKKSRKKMVIIVVIVLVVLALIALIIGLSVGLTVKRNT, from the exons ATGAAAGACAGACTGGAACAACTTAAGGCG ACATGTGACACGGATGATGTTGAAGATGTGGAAATTGCTGTGGACAATCCAGCCTTTATGGATGAGTTCTTTGATCAG ATTGATGAGATTCGCACCAACATCGAAAAGATGGAAGGGAGTGTGACTGAAGCCAAGAGACTCTACTCGCTCATCCTGTCCGCTCCCACCTCAGACCAGA aaacTCAAGATGACTTGGAGGCCATCACTAACAATATCAAGAAAAGGGCTCGAAGCACTCACAGCAAACTTAAGA GTATCGAGCAGAACCTGCTGAGAGAAGAGGAGAGGGCTTCCACAGACATGCGCATCCGTAAATCACAG CATTCTGTCCTGTCCAGAAAATTTGTGGAGGTGATGACCAAGTACAACGAGGCCCAGGTGGACTTCCGGGAGAGGAGTAAAGGGCGGATTCAGCGACAGCTGGAAATCA CTGGCAAAACTACGACCgacgaggagctggaggagatgcTGGAGAGTGGGAACGCAGCCGTTTTCACAGCAGGG ATCGTGGACTCTGGCATCTCGAAGCAAGCGCTGAGTGAGATCGAGGCTCGGCACAAAGACATCGTGAAGCTGGAGAGCAGCATCCGGGAGCTGCATGAGATGTTCGTGGACATCGCCATGCTGGTTGAGAACCAG GGTGAAATCGTAGACAACATCGAGGTCCACGTGTCCAAAGCGGTCGATCATATAGCGGTGGCCAAGATCGAAACCAAAAAAGCCGTCAGGTACCAGAAGAAGTCCCGCAAG AAAATGGTGATTATTGTGGTTATAGTGCTGGTGGTGCTCGCACTCATAGCCCTGATAATTGGGCTCTCAGTGGGACTGACAGTGAAACGTAACACGTGA
- the stx3b gene encoding syntaxin 3b isoform X1 yields the protein MKDRLEQLKATCDTDDVEDVEIAVDNPAFMDEFFDQIDEIRTNIEKMEGSVTEAKRLYSLILSAPTSDQKTQDDLEAITNNIKKRARSTHSKLKSIEQNLLREEERASTDMRIRKSQHSVLSRKFVEVMTKYNEAQVDFRERSKGRIQRQLEITGKTTTDEELEEMLESGNAAVFTAGIVDSGISKQALSEIEARHKDIVKLESSIRELHEMFVDIAMLVENQGEIVDNIEVHVSKAVDHIAVAKIETKKAVRYQKKSRKVARSSQPRPVPCAPAPCGLVARVWYLSDRCLSLVSLRHSVPLLLSLFFAVSTLFKKLYLSSRLTPPILVRVA from the exons ATGAAAGACAGACTGGAACAACTTAAGGCG ACATGTGACACGGATGATGTTGAAGATGTGGAAATTGCTGTGGACAATCCAGCCTTTATGGATGAGTTCTTTGATCAG ATTGATGAGATTCGCACCAACATCGAAAAGATGGAAGGGAGTGTGACTGAAGCCAAGAGACTCTACTCGCTCATCCTGTCCGCTCCCACCTCAGACCAGA aaacTCAAGATGACTTGGAGGCCATCACTAACAATATCAAGAAAAGGGCTCGAAGCACTCACAGCAAACTTAAGA GTATCGAGCAGAACCTGCTGAGAGAAGAGGAGAGGGCTTCCACAGACATGCGCATCCGTAAATCACAG CATTCTGTCCTGTCCAGAAAATTTGTGGAGGTGATGACCAAGTACAACGAGGCCCAGGTGGACTTCCGGGAGAGGAGTAAAGGGCGGATTCAGCGACAGCTGGAAATCA CTGGCAAAACTACGACCgacgaggagctggaggagatgcTGGAGAGTGGGAACGCAGCCGTTTTCACAGCAGGG ATCGTGGACTCTGGCATCTCGAAGCAAGCGCTGAGTGAGATCGAGGCTCGGCACAAAGACATCGTGAAGCTGGAGAGCAGCATCCGGGAGCTGCATGAGATGTTCGTGGACATCGCCATGCTGGTTGAGAACCAG GGTGAAATCGTAGACAACATCGAGGTCCACGTGTCCAAAGCGGTCGATCATATAGCGGTGGCCAAGATCGAAACCAAAAAAGCCGTCAGGTACCAGAAGAAGTCCCGCAAGGTAGCTCGCTCCAGCCAGCCCCGTCCTGTCCCTTGTGCTCCTGCACCCTGCGGCCTGGTGGCCCGGGTTTGGTATTTGAGTGACAGATGTTTAAGCCTTGTGTCTTTGCGACACTCTGTCCCGTTACTTCTGTCCCTCTTCTTCGCTGTTTCCACCCTCTTTAAAAAATTGTATTTATCCTCACGCTTGACTCCACCGATTCTGGTCAGGGTGGCATGA
- the tbc1d10c gene encoding uncharacterized protein tbc1d10c, giving the protein MDPLVAQSELNGEDSSGSDGASVFSVSIPPTETDRFGFLLGTESTVGSEGPPPELVRQREAKWLNIIMQWDRILLKRTNKVKEQCRKGIPASLKARCWPLLCRATERMKANEKLYKKLDTAPALQTWVDVIERDIDRQFPFHEMFLSRDGHGQQGLFRVLKAYTQYKPEEGYCQGQGPVAAVLLMNMPAEEAFWCLVQISEQYLPGYYSPLLEGVLFDAGILNGVLRKVCPAAHKHLKKHEVEPLMFATDWLMCLYTRHLPFNTLLRVWDLFFCYGVRILFQVAVVLVHRSLGKQEQRDECDGQMETLERLRSVKDRISMEADAFIVEVCSVPFSRKDLERETEKEMERWKKEHPSSTFNPCLRCHGYRAAWVKGREKEEECQRREREIGNLSVPVSRSPSSLSPSFLRKKWRRGSKAEMSEKEGNGGREENKLKEVVELKGKEEKEAINNDGNRRKPSEYSSEDATLNQKGAGQESTQAAADSSCQNLELCSGAADLSHSQNTCSLSKMLNSCGGASTDCASEAQDSTNTPTAQIETPENQTENNAVADHMSQLVSVQTGSVFSETVNCSADQGEPQKPLCDKADETAEVTRKLSQESCQSEPSEAGKLISPNSCPESDAKDASKLNKNTEEKPEETNVQNTGELDVGTEECIKTQDDCRQSFVKETSTLLEDSSANSPDLNETQQENDQPVQYSLHPSEDINENVTKTPEMTGEPSTAENTEKVDSLDIPAHHCQIFHVLQESEISSISSVDESELSVQKHANEEASSEDSPQNDPLASRTIMTAISDQPACDGVTEKQPATSASESDEEHSDDVTQIEPPSEQDNDQIPVRSSVDPNLQENLQGTGQSLGEHPGQSSEVDIISSKGQDLTEKSPCSTHETMLQVSGSEITTAIQEEQKPLNSQDADAPQVESRPPEGSVIAVPSAEGNAIEYEQQNLSAADIREEAPQQPSLTSSGAVQQPADPLCPAEDEVRGGSLDTCGTKMETPERTPPELHLATEMEKPAESQNDQGCTAEQSAECHIEQIELEAEVGSKDQCKETMEADREENGQNNNRQDDETNSDAGHSSPESKDASCEETNSSTPPSTQTSQGQPPGTSTDSEMTEALPEVTAEHGKDEAIKVSATLENQKSSGTGEYKLRKTSSSRTTPPRRLSEDTFKEPESTRYNSGPSTASSTSSSAANHTGGTRATRAVQDTDKSHDTEHHSTEHKDSSKRFGLFRRFRGDHVTNVEGGAKGKAKMTVPTILIQDFSEQVSEQEERLTAKERRKRRREEERRKKEEEKARKKREKELEKEKGKERRKPQTRGKSFQVHSSSKTDHVVPSLGNSITPGSKRNSAPYFDTYF; this is encoded by the exons ATGGATCCCCTGGTGGCCCAGTCTGAGCTGAATGGCGAGGACAGCTCTGGTTCCGATGGGGCGTCAGTGTTCAGCGTTAGCATACCACCAACGGAGACTGACCGCTTTGGGTTTCTCCTGGGGACCGAATCCACTGTCGG GAGCGAGGGACCGCCACCTGAGCTGGTCCGGCAGAGAGAGGCAAAGTGGCTGAACATTATCATGCAATGGGACCGCATCCTGCTGAAGAGGACCAACAAG GTGAAAGAGCAGTGTCGAAAAGGCATCCCAGCTTCCCTCAAGGCCCGATGCTGGCCACTTCTCTGCCGCGCCACAGAGAGGATGAAAGCGAATGAAAAACTTTACAAG AAACTTGATACGGCACCTGCCCTGCAGACTTGGGTGGATGTGATCGAGAGGGACATCGACAGACAGTTCCCCTTCCACGAGATGTTCCTCTCCAGGGATGGCCACGG GCAACAAGGGCTTTTCCGGGTCCTGAAGGCATATACTCAGTACAAGCCAGAAGAGGGTTATTGTCAAGGCCAAGGACCCGTAGCTGCGGTGCTTCTCATGAACATGCCTGCTGAG GAGGCTTTCTGGTGCCTGGTGCAGATCAGCGAGCAGTATCTACCTGGATACTATAGCCCTCTGCTG gagGGAGTGCTCTTTGACGCAGGCATCCTGAATGGAGTGCTACGCAAGGTATGCCCTGCCGCTCACAAACACCTGAAGAAACACGAGGTGGAGCCACTCATGTTCGCTACCGACTGGCTCATGTGCCTCTACACTCGACACCTGCCCTTCAACACCCTGCTCAGGGTCTGGGACCTGTTCTTCTGCTACG GCGTGCGGATCCTCTTCCAGGTAGCAGTGGTTTTGGTGCATAGGAGCCTGGGAAAGCAGGAGCAGAGGGACGAATGCGACGGGCAGATGGAGACCCTGGAGAGACTCCGAAGCGTGAAGGACCGCATCTCCATGGAGGCGGATGCTTTCATAGTGGAG GTGTGCTCAGTACCGTTCTCCAGGAAGGATTTAGAGAGAGAGACCGAAAAGGAGATGGAGAGGTGGAAGAAAGAGCATCCATCTTCGACCTTCAACCCTTGCCTCCGTTGCCACGGGTACCGGGCGGCTTGGGTTaaagggagagagaaggaggaaGAGTGTCAGAGAAGGGAGCGAGAGATTGGGAACCTCTCCGTTCCCGTGTCGCGATCTCCCTCCTCTCTTTCACCGTCATTTCTTCGAAAGAAGTGGAGAAGAGGCAGCAAAGCAGAGATGAGCGAAAAGGAGGGGAATGGTGGCAGAGAGGAAAACAAGTTGAAGGAGGTTGTCGAGCTAAAGGGCAAGGAAGAAAAGGAAGCCATAAATAATGATGGCAACCGAAGAAAACCTTCAGAGTACAGCAGTGAAGACGCGACGCTCAACCAAAAGGGAGCAGGGCAGGAATCTACACAAGCCGCTGCAGATTCATCCTGCCAAAACCTGGAACTATGCAGTGGTGCTGCAGACCTCTCTCACTCCCAGAACACATGCAGTCTTAGTAAAATGCTAAACAGTTGTGGTGGGGCGAGCACAGACTGTGCATCTGAGGCTCAGGACAGTACCAACACACCCACAGCCCAGATAGAGACCCCAGAAAACCAGACGGAGAATAATGCAGTCGCAGACCACATGTCGCAGCTCGTCTCCGTGCAGACAGGGTCCGTCTTCAGCGAGACGGTGAATTGTTCAGCAGACCAGGGTGAACCACAAAAACCTCTATGCGACAAGGCTGACGAGACTGCTGAAGTAACTAGAAAACTTTCTCAAGAAAGCTGCCAGTCAGAGCCATCAGAGGCAGGAAAGCTCATTTCCCCAAATAGCTGCCCAGAGTCTGATGCCAAAGATGCtagcaaattgaataaaaacaCTGAGGAAAAGCCAGAAGAAACAAATGTTCAAAATACTGGAGAACTAGATGTGGGAACAGAGGAATGCATTAAGACGCAAGACGACTGCAGGCAAAGCTTTGTAAAGGAGACAAGTACGCTGCTTGAAGATTCAAGCGCAAACTCCCCAGATCTAAATGAAACCCAACAGGAAAATGACCAGCCAGTACAGTATTCCCTCCATCCTTCTGAAGATATCAATGAGAATGTCACAAAGACTCCTGAGATGACTGGAGAACCGTCAACAGCAGAAAACACAGAGAAAGTTGACAGCTTAGACATTCCGGCACACCACTGTCAGATCTTCCACGTGCTCCAGGAATCTGAAATTTCTAGCATCTCTTCAGTAGATGAGTCCGAGTTATCAGTACAAAAGCACGCAAACGAGGAGGCATCCTCAGAAGACTCTCCCCAAAACGATCCACTGGCCAGCAGAACCATTATGACTGCAATTTCAGACCAGCCAGCCTGCGATGGAGTCACAGAAAAGCAGCCTGCAACCTCTGCAAGTGAGAGTGATGAAGAGCATTCTGATGATGTCACCCAGATCGAGCCACCTTCAGAGCAAGATAACGATCAAATCCCGGTAAGGAGCTCTGTGGACCCAAACTTGCAGGAGAATTTGCAGGGCACAGGACAGTCGTTGGGTGAACATCCTGGTCAAAGTTCAGAGGTGGACATTATTTCGTCGAAGGGTCAAGATTTGACAGAAAAAAGTCCCTGCTCAACCCATGAGACCATGTTGCAAGTGTCAGGAAGTGAGATTACAACAGCCATTCAAGAGGAACAAAAGCCCTTAAATTCTCAAGATGCAGATGCACCTCAAGTCGAAAGCAGACCTCCAGAGGGCTCAGTCATCGCAGTACCATCGGCAGAAGGAAATGCAATAGAATACGAGCAGCAGAATCTGTCTGCTGCTGATATCAGGGAGGAAGCACCTCAACAGCCTAGTCTGACGAGCTCGGGTGCAGTTCAGCAACCAGCAGACCCACTTTGTCCAGCAGAGGACGAGGTAAGAGGGGGATCATTGGACACGTGTGGGACCAAGATGGAGACACCTGAGCGTACTCCTCCTGAATTACATCTCGCGACGGAGATGGAAAAACCAGCTGAATCACAAAATGATCAGGGATGCACTGCGGAGCAGTCAGCTGAATGTCACATAGAACAAATTGAGCTTGAAGCAGAAGTTGGCTCTAAGGACCAGTGTAAAGAGACAATGGAAGCAGACCGAGAAGAAAATGGACAGAACAACAACAGACAAGACGACGAAACAAATTCAGATGCGGGACATTCCTCTCCTGAATCGAAGGACGCGTCCTGTGAAGAAACTAACAGCTCTACCCCACCCAGCACACAAACGTCACAAGGACAACCTCCTGGGACATCCACGGACTCTGAAATGACAGAGGCACTTCCAGAAGTCACGGCAGAGCACGGCAAGGATGAGGCCATCAAGGTGTCTGCTACACTTGAGAACCAGAAATCAAGTGGCACTGGGGAATATAAACTTCGCAAGACATCCAGCTCCAGAACCACGCCGCCCAGAAGGCTGTCGGAGGACACGTTCAAAGAGCCGGAAAGCACCAGATACAACAGTGGTCCAAGTACTGCTTCCTCCACCAGCAGTTCTGCCGCTAACCACACAGGTGGCACCAGAGCTACCAGGGCTGTTCAGGACACAGACAAAAGCCACGACACTGAGCACCATAGCACTGAGCACAAAGACTCTTCAAAACGCTTTGGCCTCTTTCGTAGGTTCCGGGGCGACCATGTCACGAACGTCGaggggggcgccaagggcaagGCCAAGATGACAGTGCCGACAATACTCATACAGGACTTCAGTGAGCAGGTGAGCGAGCAGGAAGAAAGACTGACCGCCAAGGAgaggagaaagaggaggagggaggaggagaggaggaaaAAAGAGGAGGAAAAGGCACGgaagaagagagagaaagaactGGAGAAGGAAAAAGGAAAGGAGAGGAGGAAACCGCAGACGAGGGGGAAGAGTTTTCAGGTacacagcagcagcaagactGACCATGTTGTTCCTTCCCTTGGAAACTCTATCACTCCAGGTTCCAAGAGAAACTCCGCTCCATATTTTGATACTTACTTCTGA